Proteins co-encoded in one Marmota flaviventris isolate mMarFla1 chromosome 9, mMarFla1.hap1, whole genome shotgun sequence genomic window:
- the LOC114098576 gene encoding olfactory receptor 52Z1P-like, translated as MHLEDFGHFFVTKRNYTSTQFTSFLLTGVPGLEDFQIWISIPFSFMYLLAVIGNGLVIAVVARDRSLHEPMYLFLTMLALNDVLLCTVTVPKMLLIFWQGPSLSTFAACLTQMFFVHALFLSESAILLAMAFDRYVAICAPLHYATLLTGSLIGKVGLALVARSVVVVIPGVLLILRLHFCRSNVIHHTYCENMGIAKLACNSFTLNSIYGLTAALLTTGLDCILISLSYWLILRTVFQLPSREARKKAFGTCGAHICVILIFYTLAFFSFFTHRFGHHVPRHALILLANLYLLVPPTMNPIVYGVKTKEVRIRLVFLWSR; from the exons ATGCATCTAGAAG actTTGGTCATTTCTTTGTAACAAAGCGCAACTATACATCCACTCAATTCACTTCCTTTCTGCTGACTGGTGTCCCTGGATTAGAAGACTTTCAAATTTGGATCTCCATCCCTTTCAGCTTCATGTACCTCTTGGCTGTGATAGGCAATGGCCTAGTTATTGCAGTGGTGGCCCGTGACAGGAGCCTCCATGAACCCATGTATCTTTTCCTGACCATGCTGGCACTCAATGATGTCCTCCTTTGTACTGTCACAGTGCCTAAAATGCTTCTCATCTTCTGGCAAGGCCCCTCCCTGTCAACATTTGCTGCCTGCCTCACACAAATGTTCTTCGTTCATGCTCTGTTCCTCTCTGAATCTGCCATTTTACTGGCCATGGCTTTTGATCGTTATGTGGCTATCTGTGCACCACTCCATTATGCAACTCTGCTTACAGGTTCTCTCATTGGCAAGGTGGGTCTGGCTCTGGTGGCTCGGAGTGTGGTTGTTGTCATCCCCGGTGTCCTCCTCATTCTCCGGCTACATTTCTGCAGGAGCAATGTTATTCACCATACATACTGTGAGAACATGGGCATTGCCAAATTGGCCTGCAATAGCTTTACCCTTAATAGCATTTATGGACTCACTGCAGCTCTTCTTACCACAGGGCTGGACTGTATCCTTATCTCCCTCTCCTACTGGCTAATCTTGAGAACAGTCTTTCAATTGCCTTCAAGGGAAGCTCGGAAAAAGGCCTTTGGAACCTGTGGAGCTCATATATGTGTCATCCTGATATTCTATACTCtggctttcttttccttctttaccCATCGCTTTGGGCACCATGTGCCCAGGCATGCCCTTATCCTCCTGGCAAACCTCTATCTATTGGTGCCACCTACCATGAACCCCATTGTTTATGGGGTAAAGACCAAAGAGGTAAGGATACGA TTGGTATTTCTTTGGTCAAGGTGA
- the LOC114098347 gene encoding olfactory receptor 51L1-like: protein MGASNSTSTLSSTFFFTGIPGYEEFHHWISIPFCLFYLVGITGNCIILHIVRTDPRLHEPMYYFLAMLSLSDMGMSLPTMISLLRVLWSISKEIPFNICVIQMFLIHTFSFTESSVLLAMALDRYVAICHPLQYATILTPKLIAKIGIAALLRSALPLIPLLTRLAFFPFCHSHVLSHSYCLHQDIIRLACADTKFNVIYGLVVITMLWGMDSLGILVSYVFILHSVLRIASHEGRLKALNTCASHICAVLILYVPMIGLSIVHRFAKHSSPFTHIFMAHIYLMVPPVLNPIIYSVKTKQIRQGVLHLILPHKIFSSM from the coding sequence ATGGGAGCATCAAACTCTACCAGTACCCTGTCCTCCACTTTCTTTTTCACAGGGATTCCTGGCTATGAAGAATTCCACCATTGGATTTCCATCCCCTTCTGCCTCTTCTACCTTGTTGGAATAACAGGCAACTGCATCATCCTGCATATTGTCCGGACAGATCCCAGGCTCCATGAGCCCATGTATTACTTCCTGGCCATGCTCTCCCTCAGTGACATGGGCATGTCCCTGCCCACAATGATATCACTCTTAAGGGTGTTGTGGTCCATTTCCAAGGAGATCCCGTTCAATATCTGTGTCATCCAAATGTTTTTGATTCATACTTTCTCCTTCACTGAATCATCTGTGCTCTTGGCCATGGCCCTTGACCGGTATGTAGCTATCTGTCACCCCCTGCAATATGCTACTATTCTCACCCCAAAGCTTATTGCCAAGATTGGAATTGCAGCCCTGCTCAGAAGTGCTCTTCCACTCATTCCACTTCTGACCCGTTTGGCCTTCTTTCCCTTCTGCCACTCCCATGTCCTTTCTCATTCCTACTGTCTGCACCAGGACATCATCCGCCTTGCCTGTGCTGACACCAAGTTTAATGTCATATATGGGTTGGTTGTGATTACCATGCTGTGGGGCATGGACTCTCTGGGTATTTTAGTTTCTTATGTCTTCATCCTTCATTCAGTGTTGAGGATTGCATCCCATGAGGGGAGGCTTAAGGCTCTTAACACGTGTGCGTCCCACATCTGTGCTGTGCTCATTCTCTATGTGCCCATGATAGGCTTATCTATTGTCCATCGTTTTGCCAAACATTCCTCTCCCTTCACACACATCTTTATGGCACATATCTACTTAATGGTCCCACCTGTGCTCAACCCAATCATCTACAGTGTGAAAACCAAACAGATCCGCCAAGGAGTCCTCCATTTGATTCTCCCCCAcaaaatcttttcttcaatgtag